From the genome of Dryobates pubescens isolate bDryPub1 chromosome 5, bDryPub1.pri, whole genome shotgun sequence, one region includes:
- the TMEM229B gene encoding transmembrane protein 229B gives MAAAEPLTAFSRWYLYAIHGYFCEVMFTAAWEFVVNFNWKFPGVTSVWALFIYGTSILIVEKMYLYLKDKCNILVRCFIYTLWTYLWEFTTGLILRQFNACPWDYSQFDFDFMGLITLEYAIPWFCASFIMEQLVIRNTLRLRFDETAEPGAPTVPVALANGHVKTD, from the coding sequence ATGGCTGCGGCAGAACCTCTGACCGCTTTCTCCCGATGGTACCTCTACGCCATTCATGGCTATTTCTGTGAGGTGATGTTCACAGCTGCCTGGGAGTTTGTGGTCAACTTTAACTGGAAGTTCCCAGGTGTTACCAGTGTGTGGGCGCTCTTCATCTATGGCACCTCCATCCTTATTGTGGAGAAGATGTATCTATATCTCAAAGACAAGTGTAACATTTTAGTGCGCTGCTTCATTTACACACTTTGGACATACCTCTGGGAGTTCACCACCGGCCTCATCCTACGCCAGTTCAATGCCTGCCCATGGGACTATTCCCAGTTTGATTTTGACTTCATGGGCCTGATCACCCTGGAGTATGCCATCCCATGGTTTTGTGCTTCTTTCATCATGGAGCAGCTGGTGATCAGAAACACCCTGCGCTTACGATTTGATGAGACTGCTGAGCCAGGGGCCCCCACTGTCCCTGTTGCCTTGGCCAATGGCCATGTGAAGACTGATTGA